The region TGCAGGTGGCCTCCGACAGCACCAATTCGATCCGCTCGTCCCTGCACGAGATCGAGTTCACCCTGATTCTGTCCATCGTGCTGGTGGTGTTGGTGGTCAGCGCCTTTTTGCGCAGCGTGCGCGCCACCATCATCCCGGCGGTGGCCACGATCGTGTCGCTGCTGGGCACCTTCGGCGTGATGTACATGCTGGGTTTTTCCTTGAACAACCTGTCGCTGATGGCGTTGACGGTGGCCACCGGCTTTGTCGTCGATGACGCCATCGTGGTACTGGAAAACACCCAGCGCCATATCGAGGCCGGCATGGACCGCTTCAAGGCGGCCCTGCTCGGTGCGCGCGAAGTGGGTTTTACGGTATTGTCGATCAGCCTGTCGCTGGTGGCGGTGTTCATTCCGCTGCTGTTCATGGGCGGCCAGGTGGGGCGCCTGTTCCGCGAGTTTGCCGTCACCCTGTCGGCCGCCGTGATGATTTCGCTGGTCATTTCGCTGACCACCACGCCGATGATGTGCGCCTGGCTGCTGAAAAGCGGCGAGCAGCATAAAAAGCCGGGCGCCATCGCGCGCTGGTTCGAACGCGGCTTCGACAAGCTGCTCAAGGGCTATGAGCACTGCCTGGACTGGGCTTTGTCCAGCGCCGCGCTGGTGATGACGATCCTGGTCTTCGTGGTCGGCCTGAACGTGTACCTGTTCGCGGCCGCGCCCAAGGGCTTTTTCCCGCAGCAGGACACGGGCCAGATCAATGGCGGCATGCGCGCCGACCAGAGCATCTCGTTCCAGGCCATGCAGGGCAAGCTGCGCCAGCTGGTCGATATCATCAAGGCCGATCCGGCCGTGGCCACGGTGGTGGGCTTCACGGGTGGCGGCAGGGCAGGGGGCGGCTTCATGTTCATCGACCTGAAGCCCGCTTCCCAGCGCACCGACAAGGGGCAGGCCGTGATCGCGCGCCTGCGGCCGCAGCTGGCCAAGGTGACCGGCATTTCGCTGTTCCTCAATCCGGTGCAGGATTTGCGCATGGGCGGGCGTTCCAGCAACTCGACCTACCAGTACACCCTGATCAGCGACAACCAGGCCGACCTGAAAAAATGGGCGGCAAAACTGGCCGACCAGATGAAATCGCAGCCGGCCCTGATCGACGTCGATACCGACCAGGCGGAAAATGGCGTGGAAACCTTTGTCAGCATCGACAAGGACCGCGCCACCGAACTGGGGGTGCAGGTGCGCGACATCGACAACGCGCTGTACAACAGCTTCGGCCAGCGCCAGGTGGCGACCATCTACGATGAGCTGAACCAGTACCACGTGATCATGGAGGTGGCGCCCCGTTATGCGCAAAGCCCGGAAGCGCTGCGCTCGGTGTATGTGCCGGCCTCGAACGCGGCCGCGACCACCACCACCACGTCCGCCGTCACGTCGGCGGTGACCGCCACCACCTCGAACACCACGGCCGCGCGCGATCCGTCGAGCGGCACGGCGCTGTCGACGACTTTGGCGACCATGGTGCCGCTGTCGTCGTTCAGCAGCTTTGCCGAAAGCTCGACGGCGACCTCGATCAACCACCAGGGCGGTGAACTGGCCACCACCGTGTCGTTCAACCTGGCCGACGGCTATACGCTCAGCGACGGCCAGGCGGGAGTCGCGCAGGCCGAGTCGGAAATCGGCATGCCGGTCAATGTGCGCGGCAGCTTCCAGGGTTCGGCCAAGAGCGCCCAGGACAGCAACAAGGAGCAGCCGCTCCTGATCCTGGCGGCCATCGTGGTGATCTACATCGTGCTGGGCATTCTGTACGAAAGCCTGATCCATCC is a window of Janthinobacterium sp. J1-1 DNA encoding:
- a CDS encoding efflux RND transporter permease subunit — encoded protein: MNLSEPFVKRPIATVLLTIGIALAGIGAFFVLPVSPLPQVDYPTISVSASLPGASPSTMASSVATPLERRLGVISGVNEMTSSSSTGSARINLQFDLNRKIDAAAREVQAAIAASRVDLPATLRSNPTYRKANPSDAPVIILALTSKTRTPGQIYDAVSNLVQQKVAQVKGVGDVELGGGSLPAVRVELLPHQLNQYAVSMEDVRAAIQASNANRPKGAISGDERRLQIYSGASTASGGRSAADYRSLVVAWRDGAAIRLDDVAEVVDGVENNNTLGLFNGDPAVIVLITRQPGANVIATVDGVRALLPQLQAQLPGDIKLQVASDSTNSIRSSLHEIEFTLILSIVLVVLVVSAFLRSVRATIIPAVATIVSLLGTFGVMYMLGFSLNNLSLMALTVATGFVVDDAIVVLENTQRHIEAGMDRFKAALLGAREVGFTVLSISLSLVAVFIPLLFMGGQVGRLFREFAVTLSAAVMISLVISLTTTPMMCAWLLKSGEQHKKPGAIARWFERGFDKLLKGYEHCLDWALSSAALVMTILVFVVGLNVYLFAAAPKGFFPQQDTGQINGGMRADQSISFQAMQGKLRQLVDIIKADPAVATVVGFTGGGRAGGGFMFIDLKPASQRTDKGQAVIARLRPQLAKVTGISLFLNPVQDLRMGGRSSNSTYQYTLISDNQADLKKWAAKLADQMKSQPALIDVDTDQAENGVETFVSIDKDRATELGVQVRDIDNALYNSFGQRQVATIYDELNQYHVIMEVAPRYAQSPEALRSVYVPASNAAATTTTTSAVTSAVTATTSNTTAARDPSSGTALSTTLATMVPLSSFSSFAESSTATSINHQGGELATTVSFNLADGYTLSDGQAGVAQAESEIGMPVNVRGSFQGSAKSAQDSNKEQPLLILAAIVVIYIVLGILYESLIHPITVLSTLPSAGVGAVLALLMFRMEFSIIALIGVFLLIGIVKKNAILIIDFALEAERSRGLSALEAVREACLLRFRPILMTTLAAALGALPLAIGFGEGSELRQPLGVAIIGGLIASQLLTLLTTPVVYILLDKLRTRSADEQQLSRIPGPDNPSTQS